One part of the Clarias gariepinus isolate MV-2021 ecotype Netherlands chromosome 24, CGAR_prim_01v2, whole genome shotgun sequence genome encodes these proteins:
- the LOC128512602 gene encoding putative autophagy-related protein 11 — MYQTKPAVLVVLHHTFDPECVVPDSSRAVHRENTVTVDCLFHEDKGLLQCHKNDESLSTVLDYINPQGKKKQLEEKESVPTQREAELLEIIKQLEEKNSLLTQRETQLMEIIKQLESEQGIAQGEGCAHTDMGDMKDTQQDQSVQVNKPETVNPGTVERTTNKAEENENAQDKRDQQLNLKYPDLQKAQSVVQETGKRLKERQKEMYMEFNQFILHIQNYEEINKNITSEKDAELVKTNKKLEELEEDLGTTRRELKQKQTQLTDRETQLADMSKELETSKNTIMEREKQIQDQNKLIEDQESNLAQVTTALDKQHKELEDSRQFLKSKETQLKNTLQELETSKNKSMTLEQELQKMINIKEQQETELKEKNKQLNEKDKNLTEFTQRLQMKDKTLEEKDALLRVVKEELGITKWMIEDHQTEMKEKVRRLESVVKELEQKLIGKDKQPHKKDKLLNETTQTLQKKEETLEQKDSQKKAEDEGGADMGIVTCHTQIENKSQNQDQQAGEIKRQPENANEVENNENPTQETGALHKDGITELQKIAKDTQDEKRAPHATNKQPALNDTQEPPIQVKEPEKINEKECNKSSEKNEHQKDEDTQQKKKDSDGNQLLENNTNSGCEEKTLLIETNKRQNNSTESERVHKSDLSKSQTPHEDKDYTEHLQIAKEQDTHPNEVKDESDKQTMEE, encoded by the exons ATGTATCAG ACCAAACCTGCAGTTCTGGTGGTGCTCCATCACACGTTTGATCCAGAGTGTGTTGTACCAGACAGCAGCAGAGCTGTACACAGAGAAAATACTGTTACAGTCGACTGTCTGTTTCATGAAGATAAAGGATTACTGCAGTGTCATAAGAATGATGAATCACTGTCCACAGTTTTAGACTATATAAACCCTCAA GGCaagaaaaaacagcttgaagagaaagagagtgttcCAACTCAGAGAGAAGCAGAGCTATTGGAGATAATCAAACAGCTTGAAGAGAAAAATAGTCTTTTAACTCAGAGAGAAACACAGCTAATGGAGATAATCAAACAGCTTGAATCCGAACAG GGAATAGCACAAGGAGAAGGATGTGCACACACAG ACATGGGGGACATGAAGGACACTCAACAGGACCAAAGTGTCCAAGTCAACAAGCCAGAAACTGTGAATCCTGGAACTGTAGAGAGGACGACTAATAAGGCAGAGGAAAATGAAAATGCTCAAGATAAGAGAGATCAACAACTGAACTTAAAATACCCAGACCTACAGAAAGCACAATCAGTTGTGCAGGAAACGGGGAAGAGACTTAAAGAAAGGCAGAAAGAAATGTATATGGAATTTAACCAGTTCATTCTTCACATTCAAaattatgaagaaataaataagaatattacTTCTGAGAAAGATGCGGAGTTagtgaaaacaaataaaaaactagaAGAACTAGAAGAAGACCTGGGAACAACACGTAGGGAGTTAAAACAAAAGCAGACACAgttgacagacagagagacacaactGGCAGACATGAGCAAAGAGCTAGAAACCagtaaaaatacaattatggaaagagaaaaacaaattcAGGATCAAAACAAACTGATTGAAGATCAAGAGTCAAATCTCGCACAGGTAACAACAGCATTGGACAAACAACATAAAGAATTAGAAGACAGTCGGCAATTTCTGAAGAGCAAAGAAACACAGCTGAAGAACACACTTCAAGAACTGGAAACCAGTAAAAATAAATCGATGACACTTGAACAGGAACTACAGAAGATGATAAATATAAAAGAGCAACAGGAAACTGaactcaaagaaaaaaacaaacagcttaaCGAGAAAGACAAAAATCTGACAGAATTTACACAAAGACTTCAGATGAAGGACAAGACACTGGAAGAGAAGGACGCACTGCTCAGAGTGGTAAAAGAAGAACTGGGGATAACAAAATGGATGATTGAAGACCATCAGACAGAGATGAAAGAGAAAGTGAGACGACTAGAGAGTGTGGTGAAAGAACTAGAACAGAAACTGATAGGAAAAGACAAACAGCCACATAAGAAAGACAAACTTCTGAATGAAACTACACAAACACTGCAGAAGAAGGAAGAGACACTAGAACAGAAGGACTCACAG aagaAAGCAGAAGATGAAGGAGGTGCAGACATGG gGATTGTCACATGCCACACACAAATAGAGAATAAATCACAGAATCAAGACCAGCAGGCAGGGGAGATTAAAAGACAGCCAGAGAATGCAAATGAAGTGGAAAACAATGAAAATCCCACTCAAGAGACAGGTGCATTACATAAAGATGGAATTACGGAATTACAGAAGATAGCTAAAGACACACAGGATGAAAAAAGAGCTCCACATGCGACAAATAAACAACCAGCACTAAATGATACACAGGAGCCACCAATACAAGTAAAGGAACCAGAGAAAATTAATGAGAAGGAGTGTAACAAGTCAAGTGAGAAAAATGAGCATCAAAAAGATGAAGACACacagcagaaaaagaaagactcAGATGGAAATCAATTATTAGAGAATAATACAAATAGTGGTTGTGAGGAAAAAACATTGTtaatagaaacaaataaaagacaGAACAATAGTACAGAAAGTGAGAGAGTACACAAGAGTGATCTATCTAAGAGTCAGACACCGCATGAGGATAAAGACTATACAGAACATCTTCAGATAGCTAAAGAGCAGGACACACACCCAAATGAGGTAAAAGATGAATCAGACAAACAAACTATGGAAGAATAG